The following proteins come from a genomic window of Lycium ferocissimum isolate CSIRO_LF1 chromosome 4, AGI_CSIRO_Lferr_CH_V1, whole genome shotgun sequence:
- the LOC132052383 gene encoding uncharacterized protein LOC132052383, whose amino-acid sequence MENNNSHEYARKVMKDVSLQELRDKLAEFSRVRGWDQYHSPRNLLLALVGEVGELSEIFQWKGEVARGLPNWTSDDKEHLEEELSDVLLYLVQLADVCGLDLGQAALTKIVKNAKKYPVTKPT is encoded by the exons ATGGAGAATAATAATTCTCATGAGTATGCTAGAAAAGTCATGAAGGATGTCTCTCTTCAGGAGCTCAGAGATAAGCTTGCAGAATTTTCCAGAGTTAGAGGTTGGGATCAGTATCACAGTCCGAGGAACCTTCTCCTAGCTTTG GTTGGAGAAGTGGGAGAATTATCAGAGATATTCCAGTGGAAAGGGGAAGTTGCAAGAGGGCTACCTAACTGGACATCAGATGATAAGGAACATTTGGAGGAGGAACTTTCTGATGTTTTGCTCTATCTTGTTCAGCTAGCTGATGTTTGTGGACTTGATTTAGGTCAAGCAGCTCTTACTAAGATTGTCAAGAATGCTAAAAAATACCCTGTTACTAAACCTACTTAA